The proteins below are encoded in one region of Buttiauxella gaviniae:
- the efeO gene encoding iron uptake system protein EfeO → MTTHFRRNALHAALFALASSAFAVQAADVPQVKVSVTDKQCEPMNITVNAGKTQFIIQNNSQKALEWEILKGVMVVEERENIAPGFSQKMTANLQAGEYDMTCGLLSNPKGKLIVKAVGDQAAPKNDLLALTGPITEYKTYVTAEVAELVKGTKAFTDAVKAGDIEKAKSLYAPTRQHYERIEPIAELFSDLDGSIDAREDDYEQKANDPKFTGFHRLEKALFGDNSTKGMEKYADQLNSDVLDLQTRISELAFPPSKVVGGAAGLIEEVAASKISGEEDRYSHTDLWDFQANVDGAQKIVNLLRPLLTKDNAPLLAKVDANFKKVDTILAKYKTKDGYETYDKLTDADRNALKGPVTALAEDLSQLRGVLGLD, encoded by the coding sequence ATGACTACACATTTTCGTCGTAACGCGTTGCATGCTGCTCTGTTTGCGCTGGCTTCTTCTGCCTTTGCCGTGCAGGCGGCTGATGTTCCTCAGGTAAAAGTTTCTGTGACCGATAAACAGTGCGAACCGATGAACATTACGGTTAACGCCGGTAAAACACAGTTTATTATTCAGAACAACAGCCAGAAAGCGCTGGAGTGGGAGATCCTCAAAGGCGTGATGGTGGTTGAAGAGCGTGAAAACATCGCTCCTGGTTTCTCTCAGAAAATGACGGCTAACCTGCAAGCAGGTGAGTACGACATGACCTGTGGCCTGCTGAGTAACCCGAAAGGCAAACTGATTGTGAAAGCGGTGGGCGACCAGGCCGCACCGAAAAACGATCTGCTGGCATTGACCGGGCCAATCACCGAATACAAAACGTATGTCACGGCGGAAGTGGCCGAGTTAGTTAAAGGTACCAAAGCCTTTACCGATGCCGTGAAAGCGGGCGATATCGAAAAAGCGAAATCTTTGTACGCGCCAACTCGTCAGCATTACGAGCGCATCGAGCCTATCGCAGAGCTGTTCTCGGACCTCGACGGCAGTATTGATGCCCGTGAGGATGACTACGAGCAGAAAGCTAACGATCCGAAATTCACCGGTTTCCACCGTCTGGAAAAAGCGCTGTTTGGTGATAACTCCACCAAAGGCATGGAAAAATATGCCGACCAGCTAAATAGCGATGTGCTGGATCTGCAAACGCGCATTTCAGAGCTGGCCTTCCCGCCGAGTAAAGTGGTTGGTGGCGCTGCAGGCCTGATTGAAGAAGTCGCGGCCAGCAAAATCAGCGGGGAAGAAGATCGCTACAGCCACACCGACCTGTGGGATTTCCAGGCTAACGTTGATGGTGCGCAGAAAATCGTTAATCTGCTGCGTCCGTTATTGACCAAAGATAATGCACCGCTGCTGGCAAAAGTGGATGCCAATTTCAAGAAAGTGGACACGATTCTCGCTAAGTACAAAACCAAAGACGGTTACGAGACGTATGACAAACTGACTGACGCGGACCGTAATGCGTTGAAAGGGCCGGTAACCGCCCTGGCTGAAGATTTGTCGCAACTGCGTGGCGTACTGGGTCTGGACTAA
- the efeU gene encoding iron uptake transporter permease EfeU yields the protein MFVPFLIMLREGLEAALIVSLIASYLKRTQRGQWIGVMWIGVVAAAALCLALGIFINETTGEFPQKEQELFEGIVAVIAVFILTWMVFWMRKVSRNVKVQLEQAVDNALHSKGNHGWALILMVFFAVAREGLESVFFLLAAFQQDVGIMPPLGAMLGLGTAIVLGFLLYWGGIRLNLGVFFKWTSLFILLVAAGLAAGAVRAFHEAGLWNHFQDIAFDLSNVLSTHSLTGTLLEGIFGYQEAPTVSEVGMYFIYLIPALVLFFIPPRVSSQATNNVR from the coding sequence ATGTTTGTTCCGTTTCTCATTATGTTACGCGAAGGGCTGGAAGCCGCGCTGATTGTTAGCCTCATTGCGAGCTACCTGAAGCGTACTCAACGCGGCCAGTGGATTGGCGTGATGTGGATTGGGGTTGTGGCTGCGGCAGCGCTCTGCCTGGCCTTGGGGATTTTCATCAACGAAACGACAGGTGAATTTCCGCAAAAAGAGCAGGAGCTTTTCGAAGGCATCGTTGCGGTGATCGCCGTCTTTATTCTGACCTGGATGGTGTTCTGGATGCGCAAAGTGTCGCGCAACGTGAAAGTCCAGCTCGAACAAGCGGTCGACAACGCGCTACACAGCAAAGGCAACCACGGCTGGGCGCTGATCTTAATGGTGTTTTTCGCCGTCGCCCGTGAAGGCCTGGAGTCGGTCTTCTTCCTGCTGGCGGCATTCCAGCAGGATGTGGGCATTATGCCGCCGCTGGGCGCGATGCTTGGCCTTGGCACCGCAATCGTGCTGGGTTTCCTGCTGTATTGGGGCGGTATTCGCCTGAACCTCGGTGTGTTTTTCAAATGGACCAGCCTGTTTATTTTGCTGGTGGCGGCAGGGCTTGCGGCGGGGGCGGTTCGCGCCTTCCACGAAGCCGGGCTCTGGAACCACTTCCAGGACATCGCCTTTGACCTCAGTAATGTTCTCTCTACCCATTCTCTCACCGGCACGCTGCTCGAAGGTATTTTTGGTTACCAGGAAGCGCCGACGGTAAGCGAAGTGGGAATGTACTTTATTTACCTGATCCCCGCGCTGGTGCTGTTTTTCATTCCCCCGCGCGTTAGCAGTCAGGCGACAAATAACGTTCGTTAA